A section of the Malania oleifera isolate guangnan ecotype guangnan chromosome 2, ASM2987363v1, whole genome shotgun sequence genome encodes:
- the LOC131149819 gene encoding uncharacterized protein LOC131149819 isoform X1, whose protein sequence is METLPRVLCFTARSSVNFPFPAPQPLLFPTVAPILRTHRPISIGLHTVSVLRSPHPVTEPAGEEILLSFFKERELNGDFISKALDILWRREVMESIDVDADMSVDAPQRTEEVVERQYDGGFLKLKKTHEWVLGDNSAPINRKAITKALQDDSERRKRLNLLKYEALKREMLLLSVGIGTACSGYCLLALSVQSHMVSFCYFNQCHFQCSCLYLLLLYQHADNLCMETVPQIFRQKKSKKIGIRSEDLRAFLERSVKGSSLALSSPRLVIPAAIFGLWILSHQHFARDFFDFQLVPAMMGLFAYKAAALVQVYRDNEDLKFIFENSGDSSD, encoded by the exons ATGGAGACCCTTCCAAGGGTTTTATGTTTCACCGCCCGTAGCAGTGTCAACTTCCCATTTCCCGCGCCGCAGCCTCTTCTTTTCCCTACAGTCGCTCCCATTCTTCGAACTCATAGACCCATTTCCATTGGACTCCACACTGTCTCCGTCTTGAGAAGTCCTCATCCAG TGACTGAACCTGCAGGAGAAGAAATCCTACTGTCATTCTTTAAGGAGAGAGAATTAAATGGAGATTTCATATCAAAAGCTTTAGATATACTTTGGCGGAGAGAGGTTATGGAGTCTATCGATGTTGATGCTGACATGTCTGTTGATGCTCCTCAACGCACAGAAGAG GTGGTAGAGAGGCAATATGATGGTGGATTCTTGAAATTGAAAAAAACTCATGAATGGGTATTAGGCGATAATTCTGCACCAATCAATAGAAAAGCTATCACTAAG GCACTGCAGGATGACAGTGAAAGACGGAAGAGACTGAACCTTCTAAAATATGAAGCT CTCAAGAGGGAAATGCTACTCTTGTCTGTTGGTATTGGAACTGCTTGTAGTGGGTATTGTTTGTTAGCTTTATCAGTCCag TCTCACATGGTTTCTTTCTGTTATTTTAATCAATGTCATTTTCAATGCAGTTGCTTGTACCTCCTACTCTTGTACCAACATGCAGACAACCTATGCATGGAGACAGTTCCTCAGATTTTCAGGCAAAAGAAGTCAAAGAA AATTGGAATAAGAAGTGAGGACCTGAGGGCTTTTTTAGAGAGATCAGTTAAGGGTAGCAGTCTAGCTCTTTCTTCCCCAAGGCTTGTGATCCCAGCAGCTATTTTTGGATTATGGATCCTGTCTCATCAGCATTTTGCCAGAGATTTCTTTGATTTCCAG CTTGTGCCAGCCATGATGGGGTTGTTTGCCTATAAAGCAGCTGCTTTGGTTCAAGTTTATAGGGACAATGAAgacctaaagttcatttttgaaaatagtgGGGACTCGAGTGACTGA
- the LOC131149819 gene encoding uncharacterized protein LOC131149819 isoform X2, translating to METLPRVLCFTARSSVNFPFPAPQPLLFPTVAPILRTHRPISIGLHTVSVLRSPHPVTEPAGEEILLSFFKERELNGDFISKALDILWRREVMESIDVDADMSVDAPQRTEEVVERQYDGGFLKLKKTHEWVLGDNSAPINRKAITKALQDDSERRKRLNLLKYEALKREMLLLSVGIGTACSGYCLLALSVQAAISYAVGVFFSCLYLLLLYQHADNLCMETVPQIFRQKKSKKIGIRSEDLRAFLERSVKGSSLALSSPRLVIPAAIFGLWILSHQHFARDFFDFQLVPAMMGLFAYKAAALVQVYRDNEDLKFIFENSGDSSD from the exons ATGGAGACCCTTCCAAGGGTTTTATGTTTCACCGCCCGTAGCAGTGTCAACTTCCCATTTCCCGCGCCGCAGCCTCTTCTTTTCCCTACAGTCGCTCCCATTCTTCGAACTCATAGACCCATTTCCATTGGACTCCACACTGTCTCCGTCTTGAGAAGTCCTCATCCAG TGACTGAACCTGCAGGAGAAGAAATCCTACTGTCATTCTTTAAGGAGAGAGAATTAAATGGAGATTTCATATCAAAAGCTTTAGATATACTTTGGCGGAGAGAGGTTATGGAGTCTATCGATGTTGATGCTGACATGTCTGTTGATGCTCCTCAACGCACAGAAGAG GTGGTAGAGAGGCAATATGATGGTGGATTCTTGAAATTGAAAAAAACTCATGAATGGGTATTAGGCGATAATTCTGCACCAATCAATAGAAAAGCTATCACTAAG GCACTGCAGGATGACAGTGAAAGACGGAAGAGACTGAACCTTCTAAAATATGAAGCT CTCAAGAGGGAAATGCTACTCTTGTCTGTTGGTATTGGAACTGCTTGTAGTGGGTATTGTTTGTTAGCTTTATCAGTCCag GCTGCCATCAGTTATGCAGTCGGAGTTTTCTTCAG TTGCTTGTACCTCCTACTCTTGTACCAACATGCAGACAACCTATGCATGGAGACAGTTCCTCAGATTTTCAGGCAAAAGAAGTCAAAGAA AATTGGAATAAGAAGTGAGGACCTGAGGGCTTTTTTAGAGAGATCAGTTAAGGGTAGCAGTCTAGCTCTTTCTTCCCCAAGGCTTGTGATCCCAGCAGCTATTTTTGGATTATGGATCCTGTCTCATCAGCATTTTGCCAGAGATTTCTTTGATTTCCAG CTTGTGCCAGCCATGATGGGGTTGTTTGCCTATAAAGCAGCTGCTTTGGTTCAAGTTTATAGGGACAATGAAgacctaaagttcatttttgaaaatagtgGGGACTCGAGTGACTGA